One genomic region from Zetaproteobacteria bacterium encodes:
- a CDS encoding DedA family protein, whose amino-acid sequence MEASFFPIPPDILLIALALGRPERALRFAALATAGSLVGAGFGYAIGMFLFTAVARPLIEFYHAVDQFSHLQRLFAAHGAWLVLLAGFSPIPFKLITIAAGTFGLSFLPFLVACLVSRGARFVLEGALLRWGGVLLREWVERYFEWLTVAVSVLVVAGFAMVWLAR is encoded by the coding sequence ATGGAGGCGTCTTTCTTCCCGATCCCACCCGACATCCTGTTGATCGCGCTGGCGTTGGGCCGACCGGAGCGGGCGTTGCGCTTCGCCGCACTGGCCACCGCCGGATCGCTGGTCGGGGCGGGCTTCGGCTACGCCATCGGGATGTTTCTCTTCACCGCCGTCGCCCGTCCGCTGATCGAGTTCTACCATGCCGTCGATCAGTTCTCCCATCTGCAACGGCTCTTCGCCGCCCATGGCGCCTGGCTGGTGCTGCTGGCCGGCTTCTCCCCGATTCCGTTCAAACTGATCACCATCGCGGCAGGGACGTTCGGCCTATCCTTCCTCCCTTTTCTGGTGGCCTGCCTCGTCTCGCGCGGTGCCCGCTTCGTGCTCGAAGGGGCGCTGCTGCGTTGGGGCGGGGTGTTGCTCAGGGAGTGGGTGGAGCGCTACTTCGAGTGGCTGACGGTGGCCGTCTCCGTGCTGGTGGTGGCGGGGTTCGCCATGGTCTGGCTTGCCCGTTGA
- a CDS encoding OmpA family protein — protein sequence MMASRKTIIAALACRAKQELAQATDGFVRGSKTARFDPRQAKRPRTGFLRFHQTMKSDRIVAAITLLLLSGCATTGFDLNRPELDGARKLIEQARQAGAEQCAPRLLAQAQAGILAAAHELSEGDEHHWEQNGDTLDQALRAARAALARCKARRGQQHHPATGQKAATATRPLAVVYFGFDRATAGHGERARLIRLLPKLRRHRLSIEGHADEIGPAGYNLRLSRRRARHVAELLRRHGIAGEAIARIVGYGETRPADPGHSRAAHRRNRRVEIRLMEAPPAPDGR from the coding sequence ATGATGGCTTCGCGAAAAACCATCATCGCGGCGTTGGCGTGCCGCGCAAAACAGGAGCTTGCGCAAGCAACCGACGGATTTGTAAGGGGATCGAAGACCGCGCGCTTCGATCCCCGTCAAGCAAAACGTCCACGGACGGGCTTTTTGCGATTCCATCAAACCATGAAGTCCGATCGAATCGTCGCAGCCATCACGCTCCTGCTGCTCTCCGGCTGTGCCACCACCGGCTTCGACCTCAACCGGCCGGAGCTGGATGGGGCCCGCAAGCTGATCGAGCAGGCGCGTCAGGCTGGTGCCGAGCAGTGCGCCCCCAGGCTGCTGGCACAGGCGCAGGCCGGCATTCTCGCCGCGGCCCACGAGTTGAGCGAAGGAGACGAACACCACTGGGAGCAGAACGGCGACACGCTCGACCAGGCCCTCCGTGCCGCACGGGCGGCGCTGGCCCGCTGCAAGGCGCGCCGTGGTCAACAGCACCACCCCGCCACCGGCCAGAAGGCCGCCACCGCCACCCGACCACTGGCCGTGGTCTACTTCGGCTTCGACCGCGCCACGGCCGGGCACGGCGAGCGTGCGCGGCTGATCCGGTTGCTCCCCAAGCTGCGCCGCCATCGGCTCTCGATCGAAGGACACGCCGACGAGATCGGGCCGGCGGGCTACAACCTGCGGCTGTCGCGCCGCCGTGCCCGCCATGTGGCCGAGCTGCTCAGACGCCACGGCATCGCGGGGGAGGCGATCGCCCGGATCGTCGGCTACGGAGAGACGCGGCCGGCAGATCCCGGCCACAGCCGAGCGGCGCACCGGCGCAACCGGCGGGTGGAGATCCGGCTGATGGAGGCGCCCCCAGCCCCGGACGGCCGCTGA
- the rlmN gene encoding 23S rRNA (adenine(2503)-C(2))-methyltransferase RlmN, with product MRPAGGAAPLSVCDLTPDLLHGLCARAGARPVHAERLHAWLFRRGRADLTRLPDLPRALRERLGEWVDMRLPRPISRCRAGDGTAKYLLSFADGAEVETVLIPAARRLTQCVSTQAGCALGCRFCRTATAGLRRHLTRGEMVAQLLACWQETGVRPRNLVLMGMGEPMHNYEQVAGFIRLVTDPAGLAFAPRRVTLSTAGVVPGIDRLLADCLPCSLAISLNATTDAVRDRLMPINRKYPIAALLAAMRRFARAFPRRRLLVAYLLIGRVNDSAADAHRLIGLLDGIPCTVNLLPFNPWPGAEWRRPAPDAVDRFRAVLAAAGMVAVVRESRGREIAAACGQLLRVTGAAEAGR from the coding sequence ATGCGGCCGGCGGGTGGGGCGGCCCCGCTTTCCGTCTGTGACCTGACCCCCGATCTGCTGCATGGCCTCTGCGCGCGGGCCGGCGCACGGCCGGTGCATGCCGAGCGGCTCCATGCCTGGCTCTTCCGCCGTGGTCGAGCCGATCTGACCCGGCTGCCCGATCTGCCCCGTGCGCTGCGGGAGCGGCTGGGCGAGTGGGTCGACATGCGCCTGCCCCGCCCGATCTCCCGCTGCCGTGCCGGCGACGGCACGGCCAAATACCTGCTCAGCTTTGCCGACGGCGCCGAGGTGGAGACGGTGCTGATCCCCGCCGCAAGGCGCCTCACCCAGTGCGTCTCCACCCAGGCGGGGTGTGCGCTCGGTTGCCGCTTCTGCCGTACCGCGACCGCGGGACTGCGCCGCCACCTCACCCGCGGCGAGATGGTGGCCCAGCTGCTCGCCTGCTGGCAGGAGACGGGGGTGCGGCCGCGCAACCTGGTGTTGATGGGGATGGGCGAGCCGATGCACAACTACGAGCAGGTGGCCGGGTTCATCCGGCTGGTCACCGACCCCGCTGGGCTCGCCTTCGCCCCTCGGCGGGTCACCCTCTCCACCGCCGGTGTGGTGCCGGGGATCGACCGGTTGCTCGCCGATTGCCTTCCCTGCAGCCTGGCGATCTCGCTCAACGCCACCACCGATGCGGTGCGCGACCGCCTGATGCCGATCAACCGCAAGTATCCGATCGCCGCACTCCTCGCCGCGATGCGCCGCTTCGCCCGCGCCTTTCCCCGGCGGCGCCTGTTGGTCGCCTATCTGCTGATCGGGAGGGTCAACGATTCCGCAGCCGATGCGCATCGGTTGATCGGGCTGCTCGACGGTATCCCCTGCACGGTCAATCTGCTGCCCTTCAACCCCTGGCCGGGTGCGGAGTGGCGCCGGCCCGCCCCCGATGCGGTCGATCGCTTTCGCGCCGTGCTGGCGGCGGCGGGGATGGTCGCCGTGGTGCGGGAGTCGCGTGGTCGGGAGATCGCTGCGGCCTGCGGCCAGTTGTTGCGTGTGACCGGGGCGGCGGAGGCGGGGCGGTGA
- a CDS encoding ferredoxin family protein: MAFVVTRLCEDCVDTACVAVCPVDCFYQPKEPGATYPNMLMISPEECIDCAVCEPECPWEAIYPEEDVPDVFQEDIALNEKCDTDRDAFNLAEVVEHTPPTPEEVSANKAKYGL, encoded by the coding sequence ATGGCCTTTGTTGTAACCCGTTTGTGTGAGGATTGCGTGGACACCGCCTGTGTCGCGGTCTGCCCGGTGGACTGCTTCTACCAACCCAAGGAACCCGGTGCCACCTATCCCAACATGTTGATGATCTCGCCCGAGGAGTGCATCGATTGCGCCGTGTGCGAGCCGGAGTGTCCGTGGGAGGCGATCTATCCTGAGGAGGATGTGCCCGATGTCTTCCAGGAGGATATCGCGCTCAACGAGAAGTGCGACACCGATCGGGACGCCTTCAACCTCGCCGAGGTCGTCGAGCACACCCCGCCGACACCGGAGGAGGTGAGCGCCAACAAGGCGAAGTACGGGCTGTAA
- a CDS encoding MarR family EPS-associated transcriptional regulator, translated as MFEPRSDPALHYRLLKKLAQHPDASQRQIASDLGVSLGKVNYCLKALIRKGVIKVHNFSTSDNKRAYAYYLTPEGLRFKAEVTRQWFRRVEQEYEELRREMARMGADGE; from the coding sequence ATGTTCGAGCCCCGCTCCGATCCCGCACTGCACTATCGCCTGTTGAAGAAACTGGCGCAACATCCCGATGCGAGCCAGCGTCAGATCGCCTCCGACCTGGGTGTGAGCCTCGGCAAGGTCAACTACTGCCTCAAGGCGCTGATCCGCAAGGGGGTGATCAAGGTGCACAACTTCTCCACCAGCGACAACAAGCGGGCCTATGCCTATTATCTGACGCCGGAGGGGCTCCGCTTCAAGGCCGAGGTGACCCGGCAATGGTTCCGCCGTGTGGAGCAGGAGTACGAGGAGCTGAGGCGGGAGATGGCCCGGATGGGTGCGGATGGGGAGTGA
- a CDS encoding site-2 protease family protein → MHIDTIIHSVAVWAVPVLAAVVLHEVAHGATADLLGDPTARRAGRLTLNPFAHIDPVGTVVIPLTLLIMQAPFLFGWAKPVPVDFTRLRRPKQDMVWVAAAGPATNLLLALASTALLAAAPHLPQAIALPLAASCQASILINLVLCLFNLIPLPPLDGGRVLVGLLPNALAAPLARLEPFGMVAIIALLVTGLLPPLLGPPVRAASRLLVQWALGG, encoded by the coding sequence ATGCACATCGATACCATCATCCACAGCGTCGCGGTCTGGGCGGTGCCGGTGCTCGCCGCGGTGGTACTGCACGAGGTGGCGCATGGTGCCACCGCCGACCTGCTCGGCGATCCCACCGCCCGCCGCGCCGGACGTCTCACCCTCAACCCCTTCGCCCACATCGACCCGGTCGGCACCGTCGTCATCCCGCTCACCCTGTTGATCATGCAGGCGCCGTTCCTCTTCGGCTGGGCCAAACCGGTACCGGTCGACTTCACCCGCCTCCGGCGCCCCAAGCAGGATATGGTCTGGGTGGCGGCGGCGGGGCCGGCGACCAACCTGCTGCTGGCGCTGGCCTCCACCGCCCTGCTGGCGGCCGCCCCCCACCTGCCGCAGGCGATCGCCCTGCCGCTGGCCGCCTCCTGTCAGGCCTCCATCCTCATCAACCTGGTACTCTGCCTCTTCAACCTGATCCCGCTGCCGCCGCTCGACGGCGGCCGTGTGCTGGTCGGGCTGCTGCCAAACGCATTGGCCGCGCCGCTGGCCCGGCTTGAACCTTTCGGCATGGTCGCCATCATCGCGCTGCTGGTCACCGGCCTGCTGCCGCCGCTGCTCGGCCCGCCGGTGCGTGCGGCGAGCAGGCTGCTGGTGCAGTGGGCGTTAGGAGGATAA
- a CDS encoding sodium:calcium antiporter, producing the protein MSGTLFLLLAAIVLIYYAAEFFTNALEHLGERMGVSEGVTGSIFAAIGTAMPETIVPIVAILGGGDDTARNHEIGMGAILGAPFMLATVAIFLVALAAGIRRGWGDPLSPEPGGLRRDLSFFLTAYGLVLVAALIPHHWRLGALFVAIALFCLYLLYLTLTILASSALVDAGHATEAEGPLHLARYLGDHTAVAAIQLLVALLVLIAGARLFVHGVELVSAAIGIAPMVVALLLAPVATELPEKVNSMMWTARGRDTLAFGNLTGAMVFQGSVIPAIAILIMPWRIDSPYAVLAAVLAVAGALWLVLLQHLRAMTPRALLLNGLLYAAFIFFVVSS; encoded by the coding sequence GTGAGCGGCACCCTCTTCCTCCTGCTGGCGGCGATCGTCCTGATCTACTACGCGGCGGAGTTCTTCACCAACGCCCTGGAGCATCTGGGCGAGCGCATGGGGGTTTCCGAGGGGGTGACCGGCTCCATCTTCGCCGCCATCGGCACGGCGATGCCGGAGACCATCGTGCCGATCGTGGCGATCCTCGGCGGCGGTGATGATACGGCGCGCAACCACGAGATCGGCATGGGGGCGATCCTCGGCGCCCCGTTCATGCTGGCGACGGTGGCGATCTTCCTGGTGGCGCTGGCGGCCGGGATCAGGCGGGGATGGGGTGATCCGCTCTCGCCGGAGCCGGGCGGGTTGCGGCGTGATCTCTCCTTCTTCCTCACCGCCTACGGGCTGGTGCTCGTCGCTGCCTTGATCCCGCACCATTGGCGGCTCGGCGCCCTCTTCGTCGCGATCGCCCTCTTCTGTCTCTACCTCCTCTACCTGACCCTGACCATCCTGGCGAGCAGCGCCCTGGTCGATGCCGGCCACGCCACCGAGGCGGAGGGGCCGCTCCATCTCGCCCGCTACCTGGGCGATCACACCGCCGTCGCCGCGATCCAGTTGTTGGTGGCGCTCTTGGTACTCATCGCCGGCGCCCGCCTCTTCGTCCACGGCGTGGAGCTGGTCAGCGCGGCGATCGGGATTGCGCCGATGGTGGTGGCGCTGTTGCTGGCGCCGGTCGCCACCGAGCTGCCGGAAAAGGTCAACTCCATGATGTGGACGGCGCGGGGGCGCGATACGCTTGCCTTCGGCAACCTGACCGGGGCGATGGTCTTTCAGGGCTCGGTCATTCCGGCGATCGCCATCCTGATCATGCCGTGGCGCATCGACAGCCCCTACGCCGTGCTGGCCGCGGTGCTGGCCGTCGCCGGCGCCCTGTGGCTCGTGCTGCTCCAGCACCTCCGGGCGATGACGCCGCGGGCGCTCCTGCTCAACGGCCTCCTCTACGCCGCCTTCATCTTCTTTGTTGTCTCATCGTAG
- a CDS encoding 4-hydroxy-3-methylbut-2-enyl diphosphate reductase, whose amino-acid sequence MTVAPEAGSEAGAAPRRRVLLANPRGFCAGVDRAIEVVEQALARFGAPVFVRHEIVHNRHVVARLRRMGAVFVEELDQVPAGSVVIFSAHGVSRAVEEQAERTGLQVIDATCPLVTKVHREIKRHVAAGRRVVLIGHRGHPEVEGAMGQVDAGAVVLIEGEEDVEALPFAPEEPLAYVTQTTLSVDDTRAIITALARRFPHIAAPKKEDICYATSNRQQAVKRLAACCPVVLVIGSANSSNSNRLREVAERNGARGYLIDDADAIRPEWLAGCDQVGVTAGASAPEVLVDAVVDWLRRHGFSEVAELEAAEERIEFTLPAELRAAG is encoded by the coding sequence GTGACGGTTGCGCCGGAAGCCGGCAGCGAGGCTGGAGCGGCGCCCCGGCGGCGCGTCCTGTTGGCCAATCCGCGCGGCTTCTGCGCCGGGGTCGATCGGGCGATCGAGGTGGTGGAGCAGGCGCTGGCGCGCTTCGGGGCGCCGGTCTTCGTACGCCACGAGATCGTCCACAACCGCCATGTGGTGGCGCGGTTGCGGCGTATGGGGGCGGTCTTCGTCGAGGAGCTCGATCAGGTGCCGGCGGGGTCGGTGGTCATCTTCTCCGCCCATGGGGTGAGTCGCGCGGTGGAGGAGCAGGCCGAGCGGACGGGATTGCAGGTGATCGACGCCACCTGCCCGCTGGTCACCAAGGTCCACCGGGAGATCAAGCGCCATGTCGCCGCCGGTCGTCGGGTGGTCCTCATCGGTCATCGCGGCCATCCCGAGGTGGAGGGGGCGATGGGGCAGGTGGACGCGGGTGCGGTGGTGCTGATCGAGGGGGAGGAGGATGTGGAGGCGCTCCCCTTCGCGCCGGAGGAGCCGCTGGCGTATGTCACCCAGACCACGCTCAGCGTGGATGATACCCGCGCGATCATCACGGCGCTTGCACGCCGCTTTCCCCACATCGCCGCGCCGAAGAAGGAGGATATCTGCTACGCCACCAGCAATCGGCAGCAGGCGGTCAAACGGCTCGCCGCCTGCTGTCCGGTGGTGCTGGTGATCGGCTCGGCCAACTCGTCGAACAGCAACCGGCTGCGCGAGGTTGCCGAGCGCAACGGCGCACGCGGCTACCTGATCGACGATGCCGACGCCATCCGGCCGGAGTGGCTCGCCGGCTGCGATCAGGTCGGGGTCACCGCCGGGGCGTCGGCGCCGGAGGTGCTGGTGGATGCGGTGGTCGATTGGCTGCGCAGGCACGGCTTCTCCGAGGTGGCCGAGCTCGAGGCGGCGGAGGAGCGGATCGAGTTTACCCTGCCGGCGGAGCTGCGCGCCGCCGGCTGA
- a CDS encoding NAD(P)H-hydrate epimerase has translation MDEEPHPHNRKEPPPRTRRRPTGAVLSAARMRAADARTIAEGASGRTLMENAGAAVAATACARYPDARRILIFAGGGNNGGDGYAAARLLLPSGRAVEIAALTRPESLPPDAAEQYRLARDAGVPVHLLDTADPDRLATLLDRADLIIDAILGTGVAKRPLQGWWRTVVEAINRRPAPVLAVDICSGIHADSGEVLGCAIRADATLPIAACKPGHLRGAGADFAGELLPPASIGIRAETIRWAMEADEDDLADLRGK, from the coding sequence ATGGACGAAGAACCGCACCCCCACAACAGGAAGGAACCTCCACCGCGCACCCGCCGTCGACCGACCGGAGCGGTGCTCTCCGCCGCCCGGATGCGCGCCGCCGACGCCCGCACCATCGCCGAGGGGGCCAGCGGCCGTACCCTGATGGAAAACGCCGGAGCGGCGGTGGCGGCCACCGCCTGCGCCCGCTATCCCGACGCCCGACGGATCCTGATCTTCGCCGGCGGAGGCAACAACGGCGGGGATGGTTACGCCGCCGCCCGACTGCTGCTTCCGAGCGGCAGAGCGGTGGAGATCGCGGCGCTGACACGCCCCGAATCGCTTCCGCCGGACGCGGCGGAGCAGTACCGGCTGGCCCGTGATGCAGGCGTACCGGTCCACCTGCTCGACACCGCGGATCCCGACCGGCTGGCGACACTGCTCGACCGGGCGGATCTGATCATCGACGCAATCCTCGGCACCGGTGTCGCCAAACGGCCGCTGCAGGGGTGGTGGCGTACGGTGGTGGAGGCGATCAACCGCCGCCCCGCGCCGGTGCTGGCGGTCGACATCTGCAGCGGCATCCACGCAGACAGCGGGGAGGTGCTGGGATGCGCCATCCGCGCCGATGCCACCCTGCCGATCGCCGCCTGCAAACCGGGCCACCTTCGGGGTGCGGGGGCCGACTTCGCCGGGGAGCTGCTGCCGCCGGCGTCCATCGGCATCCGGGCGGAGACCATCCGCTGGGCGATGGAGGCGGACGAAGACGACCTCGCCGACCTGCGGGGGAAATGA
- a CDS encoding RNA polymerase sigma factor RpoD/SigA — protein MSDDPVACYLREIARLHSLSREEEQALFCADHAPDGAACRRIIEAHLPLVVRIARGCRGPLPLADRIEEGNLGLMHAVHKFSPDYGCRFATYAVWWIRASIERATANQASLVRIPVHIRQAYHAMRRVELALTITLERPPTIEEIAQAMEADVSSLRDLRYLARPHLREEEGDAVREWAGEEPAGGASAPEQEAERHEQQRLLGRWLELLSPRERRVIRARFGLDGGGGRTLEEIGRQLGCTKERVRQIQVAALDKLRRRVVDSQRAGA, from the coding sequence ATGAGCGACGATCCGGTCGCCTGCTATCTGCGGGAGATCGCACGGCTCCATTCCCTCTCCCGGGAAGAGGAGCAGGCGCTGTTTTGCGCGGATCACGCACCCGACGGCGCTGCGTGCCGCCGGATCATCGAGGCCCACCTGCCGCTGGTGGTGCGCATCGCCCGCGGTTGCCGCGGCCCTCTGCCGCTGGCCGACCGGATCGAGGAGGGCAACCTCGGGCTGATGCATGCGGTGCACAAGTTCTCCCCCGACTACGGTTGCCGCTTTGCCACCTATGCGGTCTGGTGGATCCGCGCCTCCATCGAGCGGGCGACGGCCAACCAGGCATCGCTCGTTCGGATACCCGTCCACATCCGGCAGGCCTACCACGCCATGCGTCGGGTCGAACTGGCGTTGACCATCACGCTGGAACGGCCGCCGACCATCGAGGAGATCGCTCAGGCGATGGAAGCAGATGTTTCTTCGCTGCGCGATCTGCGCTATCTTGCGCGTCCCCACCTCCGGGAGGAGGAGGGCGACGCCGTGCGGGAGTGGGCGGGGGAGGAGCCTGCCGGTGGGGCGTCCGCCCCCGAGCAGGAGGCGGAGCGGCATGAGCAGCAGCGTCTGCTCGGCCGCTGGCTGGAGCTGCTCTCCCCCCGCGAGCGGCGGGTGATCCGTGCCCGGTTCGGACTGGATGGAGGCGGCGGCCGGACGTTGGAGGAGATCGGCCGCCAGCTCGGGTGCACCAAGGAGCGGGTGCGTCAGATCCAGGTGGCGGCGCTGGACAAGCTGCGCCGCCGGGTGGTGGATTCGCAGCGGGCCGGTGCATAG
- a CDS encoding M23 family metallopeptidase gives MIRAARLLLPLLLLAGCYKTDLAGVGYRYGLPLPEVHIVQRGETLYGIGRHYGIDYHLLIRRNHIRPPYTIYVGQRIYLTRPAPASIAPLARQYHRVARQSGRGRRADLHRRARHAGRKGAVRSSRKGRRRAAVGGGVRRTMSGERRAVAVVPLRWPAEGPVTSGFGRRGSRMHDGIDIGARPGSPVVAAADGTVVYASDRLAGYGNLIIIRHRDNLFTAYAHNQRNLVRRGDVVHAGQRIALVGRTGRATGPHLHFEVRRGTTPVDPLLYLPPRR, from the coding sequence TTGATCCGCGCCGCCCGGCTGCTGCTGCCGCTGCTGCTGCTGGCCGGCTGTTACAAGACCGACCTCGCCGGCGTCGGCTATCGTTACGGACTTCCGCTGCCCGAGGTGCACATCGTGCAGCGGGGGGAGACCCTCTATGGCATCGGCCGCCACTACGGCATCGACTACCACCTGCTGATCCGGCGCAACCATATCCGGCCGCCCTACACCATCTACGTCGGACAACGCATCTACCTGACCCGTCCCGCGCCGGCCTCCATCGCGCCGCTGGCGCGGCAGTACCACCGCGTCGCCCGCCAAAGCGGACGCGGACGCCGCGCCGATCTCCACCGTCGTGCCCGACATGCCGGCCGGAAAGGAGCGGTGCGCAGCAGTCGGAAGGGGCGCCGCCGAGCCGCGGTCGGAGGCGGTGTGCGCCGCACCATGTCGGGGGAGCGTCGGGCGGTGGCCGTGGTGCCGCTGCGCTGGCCGGCCGAGGGGCCGGTGACCAGCGGTTTCGGACGGCGGGGCAGCAGGATGCATGACGGCATCGATATCGGCGCCAGGCCGGGGTCGCCGGTGGTCGCGGCCGCCGACGGGACGGTGGTCTACGCCAGCGATCGGCTGGCCGGCTACGGCAACCTGATCATCATCCGCCACCGCGACAACCTCTTCACCGCCTATGCCCACAACCAACGCAATCTGGTCCGGCGCGGCGATGTGGTGCACGCCGGTCAGCGTATCGCGTTGGTCGGCCGCACCGGCCGGGCCACCGGGCCCCATCTCCATTTCGAGGTGCGGCGGGGGACCACGCCGGTCGATCCGCTGCTCTATCTCCCCCCACGGCGATGA
- a CDS encoding adenine phosphoribosyltransferase, protein MTSPPNFDLTAWIRTVPDFPRPGILFRDITPLLADADAFSATVSRMSCHVPGSCSKVVGIESRGFIFGAALAETMDLGFVPVRKPGKLPAEVYGIDYDLEYGSDRLEIHRDALRPGERVVVVDDLLATGGTAAAACTLLREMARVEVEALLVVIELAPLGGRARLAPLPVHALIRYD, encoded by the coding sequence ATGACCAGCCCACCCAACTTCGATCTCACCGCATGGATCCGTACAGTGCCCGATTTCCCCAGGCCGGGCATTCTCTTTCGTGACATCACGCCGCTGCTCGCCGATGCCGACGCCTTTTCCGCGACCGTCTCCCGGATGTCTTGCCATGTACCGGGAAGCTGCAGCAAGGTGGTGGGGATCGAATCGCGCGGATTCATCTTCGGCGCCGCGTTGGCCGAGACGATGGATCTCGGCTTCGTTCCGGTGCGCAAGCCGGGGAAGTTGCCGGCTGAGGTCTACGGCATCGATTACGACCTGGAGTACGGCTCCGACCGGCTGGAGATCCACCGCGATGCGTTGCGGCCGGGTGAGCGGGTGGTGGTGGTGGACGATCTGCTGGCCACCGGCGGCACGGCGGCCGCCGCCTGCACGCTGTTGCGGGAGATGGCGCGGGTGGAGGTGGAGGCCCTCCTGGTGGTGATCGAGCTCGCCCCCCTGGGGGGACGCGCGCGGCTGGCCCCCTTGCCGGTGCATGCCCTGATCCGGTACGACTGA
- a CDS encoding sodium:proton antiporter: MISMLIAITVILYVALQLEDRLKIPSPLSLIALSFVYHYLFQGADLTGDPDHFAELVLLLLPVLLIADAMELEVEDLKKHGLSLFFLAGVAVALSVVVALFTADWFFGDYHLSTAAVIVMFSMVLATDPVSVISIFSKFSLPHELKFLAEGESLFNDATALIVFVFVGLYALEGGEITGGYIVETTLFVVLGSSLLGVACGFVGLNLLKTTENRIAELMVLLVTGYAGFTIAEHFYALLNLLGMHSHKHMSGILTCIFAAITVNHYMTREIAQDDAEISSQEELIEEQGEKKTKRSATMRALRALRITIEERARHLRSKEDVQLMALVANTLLFIAMAEIIDLDLLWRYRAEILAMFVATSLIRAVMMGSFAWLTNQTRKMRNVNFRWWIVLTFAGIKGGLSVVMLTMIPHDFPHFEMFKAVVIGVVLLSTFVYSAVLLVAIALCQEAFTREVEEERAGITEGKW; the protein is encoded by the coding sequence ATGATTTCGATGTTGATCGCCATCACCGTCATCCTCTATGTCGCCCTGCAGCTGGAGGATCGGCTCAAGATCCCCTCGCCGCTGTCGCTGATCGCCCTTTCGTTTGTCTATCACTACCTGTTTCAGGGGGCGGATCTCACCGGCGATCCCGACCATTTCGCCGAATTGGTGCTGTTGCTGTTGCCGGTGCTGCTCATCGCCGACGCGATGGAGCTGGAGGTGGAGGATCTCAAGAAGCACGGGTTGAGCCTCTTCTTCCTTGCCGGTGTGGCGGTGGCCCTTTCGGTGGTGGTGGCGCTCTTCACCGCCGATTGGTTCTTCGGCGACTATCACCTCTCCACCGCGGCGGTGATCGTCATGTTCTCCATGGTGCTGGCCACCGACCCGGTCAGCGTGATCAGCATCTTCTCCAAGTTCTCCCTGCCGCATGAGCTCAAGTTCCTGGCCGAGGGGGAGAGCCTGTTCAACGACGCCACCGCCTTGATCGTCTTCGTCTTCGTCGGCCTCTATGCGCTGGAGGGGGGGGAGATCACCGGCGGCTACATCGTGGAGACCACGCTCTTCGTCGTTCTCGGCTCCTCGCTGCTGGGTGTCGCCTGCGGTTTCGTCGGGCTGAACCTGCTCAAGACCACCGAGAACCGCATCGCCGAGTTGATGGTGCTGTTGGTCACCGGCTATGCCGGCTTCACCATCGCCGAGCACTTCTATGCGTTGCTCAACCTGTTGGGGATGCACTCGCACAAGCACATGTCGGGCATCCTCACCTGCATCTTCGCCGCGATCACCGTCAACCACTACATGACCCGTGAGATCGCCCAGGATGATGCGGAGATCAGCTCCCAGGAGGAGTTGATCGAGGAGCAGGGCGAGAAGAAGACCAAGCGGTCGGCCACCATGCGGGCGCTGCGGGCGCTGCGGATCACCATCGAGGAGCGGGCGCGCCATCTGCGCTCCAAGGAGGATGTGCAGTTGATGGCGCTGGTGGCCAACACCCTGCTCTTCATCGCCATGGCCGAGATCATCGACCTCGATCTGCTGTGGCGATACAGGGCGGAGATCCTCGCCATGTTCGTCGCCACCAGCCTGATCCGGGCGGTGATGATGGGCAGTTTCGCCTGGCTGACCAACCAGACGCGCAAGATGCGCAACGTCAACTTCCGCTGGTGGATCGTGCTCACCTTCGCCGGCATCAAGGGGGGGTTGTCGGTGGTGATGCTGACCATGATCCCGCATGATTTCCCCCACTTCGAGATGTTCAAGGCGGTGGTGATCGGGGTGGTGCTGCTCTCCACCTTCGTCTACTCGGCCGTGTTGCTCGTGGCCATCGCCCTCTGTCAGGAGGCTTTCACCCGCGAGGTGGAGGAGGAGCGCGCCGGGATCACCGAGGGGAAGTGGTGA